In one window of Qipengyuania profundimaris DNA:
- the rpmA gene encoding 50S ribosomal protein L27 yields the protein MAHKKAGGSSRNGRDSAGRRLGVKKFGSENVVAGNIIVRQRGTKFYPGTNVGMGKDHTLFALTDGIVRFHKGKLDRKFVSVDMLAEAAE from the coding sequence ATGGCACATAAGAAAGCAGGCGGTTCATCGCGCAACGGTCGCGACTCAGCCGGTCGTCGCCTCGGTGTGAAGAAGTTCGGCAGCGAGAACGTCGTCGCCGGCAACATCATCGTGCGCCAGCGCGGCACCAAGTTCTATCCGGGCACCAATGTCGGCATGGGTAAGGACCACACCCTGTTCGCCCTTACCGACGGTATTGTGCGCTTCCACAAGGGCAAGCTCGACCGCAAATTCGTCTCGGTCGACATGCTGGCGGAAGCCGCCGAATAA
- a CDS encoding TetR family transcriptional regulator → MATRKRLSPEESRLAALEAARALLIEAGPQAVTLKAVAARIARTHANLLHHFGSAAGLQKALAGHLAGTVCDTIIDAVRASRAGLGSPREVVDLAFDAFDKEGAGALASWMILTGNEDALTPIVETIHNLVDEIAPEEAEHGGDPMQVHEETLALVLMAMGDALIGSALSRSLGLPETAARDRAERMLVNSIGALNLPE, encoded by the coding sequence ATGGCCACGCGCAAGAGACTTTCCCCCGAAGAATCCCGCCTCGCTGCACTCGAAGCGGCAAGGGCGTTGCTGATCGAAGCGGGCCCTCAAGCGGTAACGCTCAAGGCCGTCGCCGCGCGGATCGCGCGCACGCATGCGAACCTGCTGCATCACTTCGGCTCGGCGGCGGGACTGCAAAAGGCGCTTGCGGGGCATCTGGCCGGAACGGTGTGCGACACGATCATCGATGCGGTGCGCGCCAGCCGAGCGGGGCTAGGATCTCCGCGCGAAGTGGTCGATCTTGCCTTCGATGCTTTCGACAAGGAAGGGGCGGGGGCGCTTGCCAGCTGGATGATCCTCACCGGCAACGAGGATGCGCTGACGCCCATCGTCGAGACGATCCACAACCTCGTCGACGAGATCGCGCCGGAGGAGGCCGAGCACGGCGGTGACCCGATGCAGGTTCATGAAGAAACACTGGCGCTGGTCCTGATGGCGATGGGCGATGCGCTGATCGGCAGTGCGCTTTCGCGCTCGCTCGGCTTGCCGGAGACCGCCGCGCGCGACCGGGCGGAGCGGATGCTGGTCAATTCGATCGGGGCGCTCAATCTGCCGGAGTAA
- a CDS encoding SURF1 family cytochrome oxidase biogenesis protein — translation MTTKDVPIIPTIVVAVAIATMIALGFWQLDRAAERDQMKQSMIDRPSMPVADYPFADPQSEALLYRKLNATCAEVVDMQVAGGRDASGRTGWKQIATCLSSSGRPFQAQIGVAERPDAVAQWSGGEVEGVAVLAPDERGFWERLTFQSPERPLMIVADTPKVGLLPSQPSRPEEYENTSWGYAGQWFFFALTALVIYILVLRRRGRDARAG, via the coding sequence ATGACGACCAAGGACGTCCCCATCATTCCGACAATCGTGGTCGCGGTGGCTATCGCGACGATGATCGCGCTCGGCTTCTGGCAACTCGATCGCGCGGCGGAACGGGATCAGATGAAGCAATCGATGATCGACCGTCCGTCGATGCCGGTCGCGGACTATCCCTTTGCCGACCCGCAGAGCGAAGCCTTGCTCTATCGCAAGCTGAATGCGACTTGCGCCGAAGTCGTCGATATGCAGGTCGCAGGTGGCCGGGATGCTTCGGGTCGGACCGGCTGGAAACAGATCGCTACCTGCCTGTCGTCTTCGGGACGCCCATTTCAGGCCCAGATCGGGGTGGCCGAAAGGCCCGATGCGGTAGCCCAATGGTCGGGCGGAGAGGTGGAGGGCGTCGCCGTTCTTGCGCCTGACGAGCGCGGGTTCTGGGAGCGGTTGACGTTCCAAAGCCCCGAACGGCCGCTGATGATCGTCGCCGATACGCCCAAGGTTGGGCTGCTCCCTTCGCAGCCGTCCCGGCCTGAGGAGTATGAGAACACGTCCTGGGGCTACGCTGGCCAATGGTTCTTTTTCGCGCTGACGGCGCTAGTCATCTATATCCTCGTGCTTCGCCGTCGGGGCAGGGACGCTAGGGCAGGCTAA
- a CDS encoding MoaD/ThiS family protein: protein MAVTILFLGPLRDLAGEQALEVQAPLDWSGLLEAVGPQVAERLAEQRVNVACAGKVLADKTRLDAEDGDEVALLPPVSGG, encoded by the coding sequence ATGGCCGTGACGATCCTCTTTCTCGGCCCCCTGCGCGATCTGGCCGGAGAGCAGGCGCTTGAAGTTCAGGCGCCACTCGATTGGTCCGGCCTGCTGGAAGCCGTAGGTCCGCAAGTCGCGGAGCGATTGGCAGAGCAGCGCGTCAATGTGGCCTGCGCGGGTAAGGTCCTCGCCGACAAGACCCGGTTGGATGCCGAGGATGGCGACGAGGTCGCTCTGCTGCCTCCGGTGAGCGGTGGCTAG
- a CDS encoding Crp/Fnr family transcriptional regulator has protein sequence MSLACATCPVRDRAACAVLDEAERDELARAGRTRRLAKGETLFSAGLSDAACATLVSGALKITSTDSEGRERILSLVHPSGFVGEMFGPYVQHDVVALGESEVCVFSGPAFELAIERYPRLGTALLRRAQEDLYASRELLSLTGNASAERRVAGAILSLARSASDSPCHPARRFDLPLSRSELADMLGLTIETVSRTLTRFERAGAIRRDGKRGIELLDPALLPNT, from the coding sequence ATGAGCCTCGCCTGTGCGACATGTCCGGTGCGCGATCGCGCAGCCTGTGCCGTACTCGACGAGGCTGAACGCGACGAGCTGGCAAGAGCCGGGCGCACGCGCAGGCTGGCAAAGGGCGAGACTCTGTTTTCGGCAGGCCTGAGCGATGCAGCCTGCGCCACGCTGGTTAGCGGCGCCCTGAAGATCACCTCGACGGACAGCGAGGGCCGCGAGCGCATCCTGTCGCTCGTGCATCCCAGCGGCTTTGTCGGCGAGATGTTCGGACCCTACGTCCAGCACGATGTCGTGGCGCTGGGCGAAAGCGAGGTCTGCGTGTTCTCCGGGCCCGCCTTCGAGCTGGCGATCGAGCGGTACCCGCGGCTCGGCACGGCGCTTTTGCGGCGCGCGCAGGAGGATCTCTATGCCAGCCGCGAATTGCTGTCGCTGACTGGGAATGCCTCGGCCGAACGCCGCGTCGCGGGCGCGATCCTGTCGCTGGCCCGATCGGCGAGCGATTCGCCTTGTCATCCGGCGCGGCGTTTCGACCTGCCGCTTTCACGAAGCGAGCTTGCCGATATGCTGGGCTTGACCATCGAAACCGTTAGCCGGACGCTTACCCGCTTCGAACGCGCCGGGGCGATCCGACGCGACGGAAAACGCGGGATCGAATTGCTCGACCCCGCGCTCCTCCCCAACACCTGA
- a CDS encoding dihydroneopterin aldolase, translating into MDDSLILEVADFEHDVLTGIYSEETGKPQPLRFTIQVRMKPLLHYDADTSLDESKNYMDLKFAASEALPEGVHFKLIEAVADHVCETLFLQDRRVEAVTVKIVKLAIAEAGEKIGITLHRERRE; encoded by the coding sequence ATGGACGATTCGCTGATCCTCGAAGTGGCCGATTTCGAGCATGACGTGCTCACTGGCATTTATTCCGAAGAGACGGGCAAACCCCAGCCGCTGCGCTTTACCATCCAGGTCCGGATGAAGCCGCTACTTCATTACGATGCGGACACCTCGCTGGACGAGTCGAAAAACTACATGGATCTGAAATTCGCCGCTTCCGAGGCGCTGCCCGAAGGCGTGCACTTCAAGCTGATCGAGGCGGTCGCGGACCATGTGTGCGAGACGCTGTTCCTGCAGGACAGGCGTGTCGAAGCGGTGACGGTCAAGATCGTGAAGCTGGCCATCGCCGAGGCGGGCGAGAAGATCGGCATCACGCTCCACCGCGAGCGGCGCGAATGA
- a CDS encoding class I SAM-dependent methyltransferase, with product MAELRRDPVLMVGEGWDAYRLLDSGHGRKFEEYGPYRFIRPEPQAMWTPQLDHWDAHGEFVPGSDEDGGGRWQYSEDVPESGWELGWGEEARFIAQCTPFRHLGFFPDMAPVWEWMGEQLGDARDAETMNLFGYTGVGTQALSRYGRVTHVDASKKSVAQARENAALAGLEDRPIRWLVEDAMKYTAREVRRGRRYEGIMLDPPKFGRGPDGEVWRLEQGLPDLVFDCRQLLDGDSSFLFLTVYAVRMSSLALGGLLEEVFADLPGLVEHGDLAVQEETSGRLLPTAIFARWSNPR from the coding sequence ATGGCCGAATTGCGCCGAGATCCCGTGTTGATGGTGGGTGAGGGCTGGGATGCCTACCGCCTGCTCGACAGCGGCCATGGTCGCAAGTTCGAGGAATACGGTCCCTACCGCTTTATCCGGCCCGAACCGCAGGCGATGTGGACGCCGCAGCTCGACCACTGGGACGCGCATGGCGAATTCGTCCCCGGTAGCGACGAGGATGGCGGCGGCCGTTGGCAGTATTCGGAGGATGTGCCGGAAAGCGGCTGGGAACTGGGTTGGGGCGAGGAGGCGCGCTTCATCGCGCAATGCACGCCCTTCCGCCATCTCGGCTTCTTCCCCGACATGGCACCCGTGTGGGAATGGATGGGCGAACAGCTCGGCGATGCGCGCGATGCCGAGACGATGAACCTGTTCGGCTATACCGGCGTCGGCACGCAGGCGCTGAGCAGATACGGCCGCGTCACCCATGTCGATGCGAGCAAGAAGTCCGTCGCCCAGGCGCGCGAGAACGCAGCGCTGGCCGGGCTGGAGGATCGCCCCATCCGCTGGCTGGTAGAGGATGCGATGAAATACACCGCGCGCGAAGTGCGGCGCGGGCGACGCTACGAAGGGATCATGCTCGACCCGCCCAAGTTCGGGCGCGGACCCGATGGGGAGGTGTGGCGGCTAGAGCAGGGGTTGCCCGATCTCGTTTTCGATTGCCGTCAATTGCTGGATGGCGACAGCAGCTTTCTTTTCCTCACCGTCTACGCCGTGCGCATGAGCAGCCTCGCGCTCGGCGGTTTGCTGGAGGAGGTCTTTGCCGACCTGCCAGGCTTGGTGGAGCATGGCGATCTCGCGGTGCAGGAAGAGACGTCCGGCCGCCTGCTCCCCACCGCGATCTTCGCGCGCTGGTCCAATCCAAGATAG
- a CDS encoding cytochrome c oxidase assembly protein, which produces MTTATLETRKTRTALLAFGGALAMLGLGYAAVPLYELFCQVTGFGGTTQRASESEAATAERLGAAAGGRTISIRFDGSTARDVPWSFRPEQSTDTVTIGQRDMAIYLATNNSDQPITGTATFNVEPEQAGAYFNKIQCFCFTEQTLQPGEQVRMPVLYFVDPKALDDPNMDGVEQITLSYTFHRAIESAD; this is translated from the coding sequence GTGACCACCGCCACGCTCGAAACCCGCAAGACCCGAACGGCGCTACTGGCATTCGGCGGCGCGCTGGCAATGCTCGGCCTCGGCTATGCCGCCGTGCCGCTGTACGAGCTGTTCTGCCAGGTGACCGGGTTCGGCGGCACGACCCAGCGCGCCAGCGAAAGCGAGGCCGCCACCGCGGAGCGCCTCGGCGCGGCGGCCGGCGGGCGGACGATCTCGATCCGGTTCGACGGTTCGACCGCGCGCGACGTTCCCTGGAGCTTCCGACCGGAGCAATCGACCGACACGGTGACGATCGGCCAGCGCGACATGGCTATCTACCTCGCCACCAACAATTCGGACCAGCCGATCACCGGGACCGCGACCTTCAATGTCGAACCGGAGCAGGCCGGGGCCTATTTCAACAAGATCCAGTGCTTCTGTTTCACCGAGCAGACCTTGCAGCCCGGCGAGCAGGTGCGGATGCCCGTGCTCTATTTCGTCGATCCGAAGGCGCTGGACGATCCCAATATGGACGGGGTGGAGCAGATCACCCTGTCCTACACTTTCCACCGGGCGATAGAATCTGCCGACTAG
- a CDS encoding cytochrome c oxidase subunit 3 has protein sequence MAGNVNHEYHILEPDIWPFLGSLSALTFTSGMVLFMHEMASAHLVLGLGIAGLIATFFAWFSNIVKEAERGDHTPVVQLHMRYGMILFIASEVMFFVGWFWSWFDFALFPSEISEVIGGTFPPDAIEAVINPFSLPLLNTMILLCSGTTVTWAHHSLINGDREGLKKGLWATILLGAVFTAIQAYEYAAAPFEFGGNTYSSAFYMATGFHGFHVLVGTIFLIVCLVRTYKGHFTPRQHFGFEAAAWYWHFVDVVWLFLFVVVYVWGGWGAAVH, from the coding sequence ATGGCCGGCAACGTCAATCACGAATATCACATTCTCGAACCCGATATCTGGCCCTTCCTCGGCTCGCTGTCGGCGCTCACCTTCACCAGCGGCATGGTGCTGTTCATGCACGAAATGGCCAGCGCGCACCTCGTGCTCGGCCTCGGCATCGCCGGCCTGATCGCCACCTTCTTCGCCTGGTTCTCCAACATCGTGAAGGAAGCCGAACGCGGCGACCACACGCCGGTCGTGCAGCTGCACATGCGCTACGGCATGATCCTGTTCATCGCCTCGGAAGTGATGTTTTTCGTCGGCTGGTTCTGGAGCTGGTTCGACTTCGCCCTGTTCCCCTCGGAGATTTCCGAGGTCATCGGTGGGACCTTCCCGCCCGACGCGATCGAAGCGGTGATCAACCCGTTCTCGCTCCCGCTGCTCAACACGATGATTCTGCTGTGCTCCGGCACCACGGTGACGTGGGCGCACCACTCGCTGATCAATGGTGACCGCGAGGGGCTGAAGAAAGGCCTGTGGGCGACGATCCTGCTCGGCGCGGTCTTCACCGCCATCCAGGCCTATGAGTATGCGGCCGCCCCGTTCGAATTCGGCGGCAACACCTACAGCTCGGCCTTCTACATGGCGACCGGCTTCCACGGCTTCCATGTGCTGGTCGGCACGATCTTCCTGATCGTCTGCCTCGTGCGCACCTACAAGGGCCACTTCACCCCGCGCCAGCATTTCGGGTTCGAAGCGGCTGCGTGGTACTGGCACTTCGTCGACGTGGTGTGGCTGTTCCTCTTCGTCGTCGTTTACGTCTGGGGCGGCTGGGGCGCTGCCGTCCACTGA
- the rplU gene encoding 50S ribosomal protein L21 — translation MFAVVRTGGKQYRVAAGDKIAVEKLAGEAGDTITLGDVLLAGEGEKLEDAGKVTVSAEIIAQAKSEKVIVFKKRRRHNYRRKNGHRQQMTLLRITAVGDSKAEKKAAPKKEAAPKAEAKTDDAPKAETKKAAPKKGAVEEKAPAKKAAPKKAAAKKTEDKK, via the coding sequence ATGTTCGCAGTAGTGCGCACGGGCGGCAAGCAATACCGGGTTGCCGCCGGAGACAAGATCGCCGTTGAAAAGCTGGCTGGCGAAGCCGGCGATACCATCACGCTGGGCGACGTCCTGCTCGCCGGTGAAGGTGAAAAGCTCGAAGACGCCGGCAAGGTGACCGTGTCCGCGGAAATCATCGCCCAGGCGAAGAGCGAGAAGGTGATCGTCTTCAAGAAGCGCCGCCGCCACAACTATCGTCGCAAGAACGGCCATCGCCAGCAGATGACCCTGCTTCGCATCACCGCCGTCGGTGATTCGAAGGCAGAGAAGAAGGCTGCGCCGAAGAAGGAAGCGGCTCCTAAGGCCGAAGCCAAGACGGACGACGCGCCGAAGGCCGAGACCAAGAAGGCTGCTCCCAAGAAGGGCGCCGTAGAGGAAAAGGCTCCGGCCAAGAAGGCAGCGCCGAAGAAGGCTGCCGCCAAGAAGACCGAAGACAAGAAGTAA
- a CDS encoding heme o synthase, whose protein sequence is MASDPMTQATTTQLPAEWRDFFALTKPRVMTLVIFTGLCGLLAAPGSINPILGFTAILCIAMGAGGSAVLNQWWEADIDSGMKRTAQRPLPTGRMRREDARDFGIVMSVASVLIMGVAIHWLAAIVLAVAIVYYAVVYTMWLKPRTPQNIVIGGGAGAFPPMIGWVAVTGDITLMPVLLFAIIFMWTPPHFWALALFVKIDYENVGIPMMPVVRGEKSTRLQMLAYCVLLVPIAAAPWFIGGTDWVYGIAALGLSLAFLALSVPVAFRQPVEGDRMLPEKRMFGFSVFYLFALFAALVVDRVLAAQGVIG, encoded by the coding sequence CCCCGCGGAATGGCGCGATTTCTTTGCGCTGACGAAGCCGCGCGTGATGACGCTGGTGATCTTCACCGGCCTGTGCGGCCTGCTCGCCGCGCCGGGCAGCATCAACCCGATCCTCGGCTTTACCGCCATCCTGTGTATCGCGATGGGCGCGGGCGGTTCGGCCGTGCTCAATCAGTGGTGGGAAGCCGACATTGACAGCGGGATGAAGCGCACTGCCCAGCGCCCCTTGCCCACCGGGCGGATGCGGCGCGAGGATGCGCGCGATTTCGGTATAGTGATGTCGGTCGCCTCGGTCCTCATCATGGGCGTCGCGATCCACTGGCTCGCCGCAATCGTCCTTGCCGTGGCGATCGTCTATTACGCGGTCGTCTATACCATGTGGCTGAAACCGCGCACGCCGCAAAACATCGTGATCGGCGGCGGGGCGGGTGCCTTCCCGCCGATGATCGGATGGGTCGCGGTGACGGGCGACATCACGCTGATGCCGGTGCTGCTCTTCGCAATCATCTTCATGTGGACCCCGCCGCATTTCTGGGCGCTCGCCCTGTTCGTGAAGATCGATTACGAAAACGTCGGCATCCCGATGATGCCTGTCGTCCGCGGCGAGAAATCGACCCGCCTGCAGATGCTGGCCTATTGCGTGCTGCTGGTCCCGATTGCCGCCGCGCCGTGGTTCATCGGCGGGACGGACTGGGTGTACGGGATTGCCGCGCTCGGCCTGTCGCTGGCCTTTCTCGCGCTCAGCGTGCCGGTGGCCTTCCGCCAGCCGGTCGAGGGCGATCGCATGCTGCCAGAGAAGCGCATGTTCGGCTTCAGCGTGTTCTACCTCTTCGCATTATTCGCGGCGCTGGTCGTCGACCGGGTCCTCGCCGCCCAAGGAGTTATCGGATGA
- a CDS encoding metal-dependent hydrolase encodes MNAPVTIDTDNRTSAPTPEDLTLTVRDERFNRDTMPRRWWAGDAFGTAWHNALSATFPRGEAFFIEAVKAHRDGADPKLAEEIRAFVKQEINHTREHIAFNRLAEDHGYDIKAIDKRVGEMLALTKDRPVIVNLAATMALEHYTAMMAQEFLANPQHFKDADPEVRAMWEWHSVEEIEHKGVAFDTWNHATRDWTPFRRWKLRSLMMLIVSFNFFRNRWTDTLELLAQDGITGWKAKWGLFKYLTVKPGVVRRIFPAWLSYFKPGFHPWDHDDRHLIGKYEGEFEAALMPAE; translated from the coding sequence ATGAACGCCCCTGTCACCATCGATACCGATAACCGTACTTCCGCCCCGACGCCGGAAGATCTCACCCTCACCGTGCGCGACGAGCGTTTCAATCGCGACACCATGCCGCGCCGTTGGTGGGCGGGCGATGCGTTCGGTACGGCATGGCACAACGCCCTGTCGGCCACCTTCCCGCGTGGCGAGGCCTTCTTCATCGAAGCCGTGAAGGCGCATCGCGATGGTGCCGATCCGAAGCTGGCCGAAGAGATCCGTGCTTTCGTGAAGCAGGAAATCAACCACACGCGCGAACACATCGCGTTCAACCGACTTGCCGAAGACCACGGTTACGACATCAAGGCGATCGACAAGCGCGTTGGCGAGATGCTCGCGCTGACGAAGGATCGCCCGGTCATCGTCAACCTCGCCGCGACCATGGCGCTGGAGCATTACACCGCGATGATGGCGCAGGAATTCCTCGCCAATCCGCAGCACTTCAAGGATGCCGATCCCGAAGTGCGCGCGATGTGGGAATGGCATTCGGTCGAGGAGATCGAGCACAAGGGCGTCGCCTTCGACACCTGGAACCACGCCACCCGGGACTGGACGCCGTTCCGCCGCTGGAAGCTGCGCAGCCTGATGATGCTGATCGTCAGCTTCAACTTCTTCCGCAACCGCTGGACCGACACGCTGGAACTGCTGGCGCAGGACGGCATCACCGGCTGGAAGGCCAAGTGGGGTCTCTTCAAGTATCTCACCGTGAAGCCGGGCGTCGTTCGCCGCATCTTCCCCGCGTGGCTGAGCTACTTCAAGCCGGGGTTCCACCCGTGGGATCACGACGATCGCCACCTGATCGGCAAGTACGAGGGCGAATTCGAAGCGGCGCTGATGCCTGCCGAATAA
- the thrC gene encoding threonine synthase codes for MKYVSTRGSAPALDFAEVTLAGLASDGGLYVPESWPQLGMDEIRDMRGLPYAELAARVMAPFVGDSLTPDRLRELTGEAYSRFAHTAVTPLVQLDERQWLLELFHGPTLAFKDVALQLLGLLFEEFLAREDSRLTIVGATSGDTGSAAIDAVAGRDNVEIFMLHPKGRVSDVQRRQMTTVRAPNVHNIAIEGSFDDAQAMVKRIFADESVTARHRIGAVNSINWARLMAQVVYYFAASLQLGGPDRKLAFSVPTGNFGDVFAGHVAARMGLPIERLIVATNVNDILHRALSNGDYSAGNVTPTGAPSMDIQVSSNFERLLFDVGGRDGVALGDQMRGFEGSRAMMLSNAQREGAAGLFASARVDEDETAASIRYAYENWGEIIDPHTAIGLHAARHADLAPQVPVVTLATAHPAKFRDAVERATGIRPPLPNRVGDLFAREEAYTELSGTYEAVRDHILEHAA; via the coding sequence ATGAAATACGTCTCCACCCGTGGCAGCGCCCCTGCGCTTGATTTCGCCGAGGTCACGCTGGCCGGGCTCGCGTCCGACGGCGGGCTTTACGTGCCGGAGAGCTGGCCGCAACTCGGCATGGACGAGATTCGCGACATGCGCGGCCTGCCCTATGCGGAGCTGGCTGCGCGGGTCATGGCGCCCTTCGTCGGCGACAGCCTCACGCCTGATCGCCTGCGCGAACTGACCGGGGAGGCCTACAGCCGCTTCGCTCATACCGCCGTTACGCCGCTGGTCCAGCTGGACGAACGGCAATGGCTGCTCGAACTGTTCCATGGCCCGACGCTCGCCTTCAAGGATGTCGCGCTGCAATTGCTCGGCCTGCTGTTCGAGGAGTTTCTCGCCCGCGAAGACAGCCGCCTGACCATCGTCGGCGCGACTAGTGGGGACACCGGCAGCGCTGCTATCGATGCCGTCGCTGGCCGCGACAATGTCGAAATCTTCATGCTCCACCCCAAGGGCCGGGTGAGCGACGTCCAGCGCCGCCAGATGACCACGGTTCGCGCACCGAACGTCCACAATATCGCCATCGAAGGCAGCTTCGACGATGCGCAGGCCATGGTGAAGCGCATCTTCGCCGACGAAAGCGTTACCGCGCGGCACCGCATCGGCGCGGTCAATTCGATCAACTGGGCGCGGCTGATGGCGCAGGTGGTCTATTACTTCGCCGCCTCGCTGCAACTGGGCGGGCCGGACCGCAAACTCGCCTTCAGCGTGCCGACCGGCAATTTCGGCGACGTCTTCGCGGGCCATGTCGCCGCGCGCATGGGCCTGCCGATCGAGCGGCTGATCGTCGCCACCAACGTCAACGACATCCTCCACCGCGCGCTAAGCAACGGGGACTATTCCGCAGGCAACGTCACGCCCACTGGCGCGCCGAGCATGGACATCCAGGTAAGCTCCAATTTCGAGCGGCTGCTGTTCGACGTCGGCGGCCGCGACGGGGTCGCCCTCGGAGATCAGATGCGCGGGTTCGAAGGCAGCCGCGCGATGATGCTCAGCAATGCCCAGCGGGAAGGGGCCGCAGGCCTGTTTGCAAGCGCTCGGGTGGACGAGGACGAAACGGCGGCCTCAATCCGCTATGCCTACGAGAACTGGGGCGAGATTATCGATCCGCACACCGCTATCGGCCTTCACGCCGCGCGTCACGCCGACCTCGCGCCGCAGGTCCCGGTGGTGACGCTGGCAACGGCTCATCCGGCGAAGTTCCGTGACGCGGTCGAACGTGCAACGGGCATCCGTCCGCCTCTCCCCAACCGCGTCGGCGACCTGTTTGCGCGCGAGGAAGCCTACACCGAGCTTTCGGGCACCTACGAAGCCGTGCGCGACCACATACTCGAGCACGCCGCCTGA
- a CDS encoding molybdenum cofactor biosynthesis protein MoaE translates to MARLTIDRPLDVRLLDKGLSVGEALAAFNAAHGDAGGVVSFLGKVRPDGDVRALELSHYEPLTLPGMRELAEAARERFALDGALVWHRIGIMTPKETIVLVASAARHRRDAFAAADYLMDHLKSAAWLWKRERRADGWHWIEPRGQDHEDIARWE, encoded by the coding sequence GTGGCTAGGCTCACCATCGACAGGCCGCTCGATGTCCGGCTGCTCGACAAGGGGCTGTCGGTCGGTGAGGCGCTGGCCGCGTTCAATGCCGCCCATGGCGACGCGGGCGGTGTCGTGTCGTTTCTCGGCAAGGTCAGGCCCGATGGCGATGTCCGCGCGCTCGAGCTGTCGCATTACGAACCGCTGACCCTGCCAGGGATGCGAGAGTTGGCGGAAGCGGCCCGCGAGCGATTCGCGCTCGACGGAGCCTTGGTCTGGCATCGCATCGGCATCATGACGCCAAAAGAGACCATCGTGCTGGTCGCCTCTGCTGCCCGGCATCGGCGCGACGCCTTTGCCGCTGCCGACTACCTGATGGACCATCTCAAGAGCGCCGCATGGCTGTGGAAGCGCGAAAGACGCGCAGACGGCTGGCACTGGATCGAGCCACGCGGGCAAGATCACGAAGATATCGCGCGTTGGGAATAA
- a CDS encoding Rossmann fold domain-containing protein translates to MKRIAVNELPDDPLAAAGLFHQHWLSHIEHQLEDALDVAITVPAADYKHREWRRAVTAGLARKHAPRRVNMVAGEGAALDATIAYLADAPGVTGQYLET, encoded by the coding sequence ATGAAGCGCATCGCGGTGAACGAGTTGCCCGACGATCCCCTCGCCGCTGCGGGCCTGTTCCACCAACACTGGCTCAGCCATATCGAACACCAACTCGAGGACGCCCTCGATGTGGCCATCACGGTACCGGCGGCAGACTACAAGCACCGTGAGTGGCGCCGGGCCGTCACCGCCGGTCTCGCGCGCAAGCATGCGCCGCGCAGGGTGAACATGGTAGCCGGCGAAGGCGCGGCGCTCGACGCGACTATCGCCTATCTCGCCGACGCGCCCGGCGTTACCGGCCAATATCTGGAGACCTGA
- a CDS encoding GNAT family N-acetyltransferase, producing the protein MFHVTERLLLRPAWPEDAEALFGGIADEGVVRNLARAPWPYLPEHARQFVMREQDSKVPSFLLTLPGSHGSTIIGGAGLGETKSGVELGYWIARPYWGQGFATEAARGVIEVAKSLGYERLEAGHFTENPASGRVLRKIGFRPTGKVAPRHSCGRGEEADCIMYRLDLSEDKVAAPKAA; encoded by the coding sequence ATGTTCCATGTTACCGAGAGGCTGCTGTTGCGGCCCGCCTGGCCCGAAGATGCAGAAGCGCTGTTCGGCGGAATCGCCGACGAGGGCGTCGTCCGCAACCTGGCGCGCGCACCTTGGCCCTATCTCCCCGAACACGCCCGCCAGTTCGTCATGCGCGAACAGGATAGCAAAGTGCCGAGCTTCCTGCTGACGTTGCCCGGTAGTCACGGTTCGACGATTATCGGTGGTGCGGGACTTGGCGAGACGAAGAGCGGCGTCGAGCTCGGCTATTGGATCGCGCGGCCTTATTGGGGCCAGGGCTTCGCCACCGAAGCGGCTCGCGGCGTGATCGAAGTGGCGAAGTCGCTCGGCTACGAGCGGCTGGAAGCAGGACATTTCACCGAGAATCCCGCGTCCGGCCGGGTGCTTCGCAAGATCGGTTTCCGCCCTACCGGCAAGGTGGCGCCGCGGCACAGCTGCGGACGCGGAGAAGAAGCTGATTGCATAATGTACCGCCTCGACCTGTCCGAAGATAAGGTCGCTGCGCCGAAAGCAGCCTGA